A portion of the Drosophila innubila isolate TH190305 chromosome 3L unlocalized genomic scaffold, UK_Dinn_1.0 0_D_3L, whole genome shotgun sequence genome contains these proteins:
- the LOC117786515 gene encoding dnaJ protein homolog 1: protein MGKDFYKILGIDKKATDDDIKKAYRKLALKYHPDKNKSPQAEERFKEIAEAYEVLSDKKKRDIFDQYGEDGLKGGQPGPDGMPGHPGGYTYQFHGDPRATFAQFFGSQNIFGAADPFSGFFSGGGDGQEQVFMNIGGDEMFGGGGFGGNPMGAFRSQSFNAQAPSRKRQQQDPPIEHDLYVTLEEVDRGTTKKMKISRMSMATGTARKEEKVLSITVKPGWKAGTKITFPKEGDQAPQKVPADIIFIIRDKPHSQFKREGSDLRYNAQLSLKQALCGASVTVPTLQGDRISVSTQGEVIKPTTVKRISGRGLPFPKEPSRRGDLIVAFDIKFPDTLPPSLRNQLAELLPN from the coding sequence ATGGGCAAAGACTTCTACAAGATTCTCGGCATTGACAAGAAGGCCACAGACGATGATATAAAGAAGGCGTACCGAAAACTGGCACTCAAATATCATCCGGACAAGAACAAGAGTCCCCAGGCGGAGGAGAGATTCAAGGAGATTGCCGAGGCCTATGAGGTGCTATCCGACAAGAAGAAGCGCGACATCTTCGATCAGTATGGCGAGGACGGACTGAAGGGTGGACAACCGGGACCAGATGGCATGCCAGGCCATCCCGGTGGCTACACATATCAGTTCCATGGGGATCCACGTGCCACATTCGCGCAGTTCTTTGGCTCACAGAATATCTTTGGTGCCGCGGATCCATTTAGCGGCTTCTTTTCCGGTGGCGGCGATGGCCAGGAACAGGTCTTCATGAACATTGGCGGCGATGAGATGTTTGGCGGTGGCGGTTTCGGTGGCAATCCTATGGGAGCCTTCCGCTCCCAGTCGTTCAATGCCCAGGCGCCCAGTCGGaagcgacagcaacaggaTCCTCCCATCGAGCATGATTTGTATGTGACGCTGGAGGAGGTGGACAGGGGCACCaccaagaaaatgaaaatctcTCGCATGTCCATGGCCACGGGAACAGCGCGCAAAGAGGAAAAGGTGCTGAGCATTACAGTGAAACCCGGCTGGAAGGCAGGCACCAAAATCACATTCCCCAAGGAAGGCGATCAGGCACCACAAAAGGTTCCCGCCgacatcatcttcatcattcGGGACAAACCGCACTCGCAGTTCAAGCGGGAGGGCAGTGATCTGCGCTATAACGCCCAGCTGAGCCTGAAGCAGGCGTTGTGTGGCGCCTCCGTGACGGTGCCAACGCTTCAGGGGGATCGCATCTCGGTCAGCACTCAAGGCGAAGTTATTAAGCCCACCACCGTGAAGCGCATCAGCGGACGTGGACTGCCCTTCCCCAAGGAGCCATCACGACGAGGCGATCTCATTGTTGCCTTTGACATTAAATTCCCAGACACGCTGCCACCAAGTCTGAGGAATCAATTGGCGGAGCTATTGccaaactaa